One Isoptericola dokdonensis DS-3 genomic window, CAGCTTCGTCGGGGCCCCGGCGACCCACAGCGCGCCGGCCACGAGCCCCGCCATGACGAGCACCGTGCCGAGGTCGTTGCCCGCGAGGACGAGCCCGACGAGGACCAGGGCGCCCGGCACCGCCGGCACGAAGGTGTGGCCCCAGGAGCCCAGCAGGTGCTGCTTGCGCCCCAGTACGAACCCGAGCCACACCGCCAGGGCGAGCTTGCCGACCTCGGCGGGCTGGAACGTGACGCCGCCGCCGAGGTCGACCCAGCCGACGTTGCCGCCCGCGCTGCGGGCCAGGGCGGACACCAGGGTGAGCGACTGCAGGGCGACCGCCACGATCAGAGCGGGCCAGGCCAGCCGCTTGTACCAGCGCACCGGCAGGCGCATCGCGAGCAGCATCAGGGGCAGGCCGATGAGCGCGAACTTCGCCTGCTGCAGGCCCTCTGCCCAGGGCGCCTCCTGCGCCGCGATCGACGTGACCGTCGAGCTGGAGAACACCATGACGACACCGATGACGAGCAGCAGCGTCGTCGCACCGAGCAGCAGGTAGTAGCTGGTCGCCGCGGAGTTCCACTGGCCGAGCCACGGACGCTCCGCCGTCCGCCGCGCGGGGGCCGTGGCGACCATCCGGGTTCCTCCTAGGGCAGGTCCTGCACGGCCCGGGCGAACGCCCGGCCGCGGTCCGCGTACGACGTGAACTGGTCCATCGACGCGCCCGCCGGAGCCAGGAGCACCGTGTCGCCCGGTCGGGCGAGGTCACGGGCCGCGGCCACCGCCCGGCGCATCACCGTGCCAGTGTCGCCGGGGTCGACCACGACGACGGGGACCTCGGGCGCGTGTCGGTCAAGAGCGTCCGTGAACGGCGCGGGATCGGTGCCGATGACGACGGCGGCGCGCAGCCGGTCGGCGCGGGACGCGACGAGGTCGTCGAAGCGGGCACCCTTGGCGAGCCCGCCCGCCACCCACACCACGGTGCCCGGCGCGCAGGACGCGAGCGACGCCGCCGCGGCGTGGGCGTTGGTGGCCTTGGAGTCGTCGATCCAGGTGACGTCGTCGAGGGTCCGCACGGTGGCGACCCGGTGGGCGTCGGGCCGGAACGCGCGCAGGCCGTCCCGCACCGCGCGGGCGTCGACCCCGTGGGCCCGCGCGAGCGCGGCGGCGGCGAGCGCGTTGGCCACGACGTGCGGCGGGGCGCCGTGCGGGCCGAGGTGCGCGAGGTCGGCCAAGGTGCCGAGCTCCGCGGCGGTGCGCAGGCGCTCGCGCGATCCCTGCGGCGCGTGGAACGCGCGGTCCACGAGGACGTCCTCGACGACGCCCACCTGGCCGGGGCCCGGCGCCCCGAGGGTGAAGCCGACGGCGAGCGCCCCCTCGGCGACGTCCGCGGCCCGCACGAGGTCCTCGGTGCGCGGGTCGGCGACGTTGTACACGCACGCCACCTCGGCCCCCGTGTAGAGACGACCCTTGGCGGCGGCGTAGGCGTCGAGGCCGCCGTGCCAGTCCAGATGGTCGGGGGCGACGTTGAGCACGGCGCCCGCCTGGACGGCCATGGTGTGCGTGAAGTGCAGCTGGAAGCTCGACAGCTCGACCGCGAGCACGTCGAGCGTCGGGTCCTGCGCGGCCTCGAGCACGGGGGTGCCGACGTTGCCGACGGCCGCCGTGCGCAGTCCGGCGGCCTCGAGGATCGAGGCGAGCATCCGCACCGTGGTGGTCTTGCCGTTGGTGCCGGTCACCGCGAGCCACGGCGCCCCGGCGCGCAGCCGCCAGGCGAGCTCGACCTCGCTCCACACGGGGACGCCGGCATCCGCGGCGGCCACGAGCAGCGGCGCCGACGGGGGCCAGCCCGGCGAGGCGACGACGAGGTCGGCCGCGGCCAGGACCTTGCGAAGCACGTCGGGGTCGACGGCGTCCGGGCCCGAGACGTCGGCGGCGTCGGCGTGCGCGTCGACCGTGACGACGGACGCCGCGCGCCCGGTCACGGCGGCCACGACCGCCCGCCCGGTGACGCCCAGCCCGGCGACCACGACCCGGGTCCCGGCGAGGAACCCGGCACGCGACCCGCCGTCGTCGCGGACCGACGTCAACTGACGACCCACTCGGCGTAGAACGCCCCCATGCCGAGGGCGGCGAAGAACCCGGCGACGAGCCAGAACCGGATGACGATGGTGACCTCGCCCCAGCCGGAGAGCTCGAAGTGGTGGTGCAGCGGCGCCATCTTGAACACGCGCTTGCCGGTGAGCTTGAACGAGCCGATCTGGATGACGTCGCTGAGCACGATGATGACGAAGAGGCCGCCGATGACGGCGGCGAGGATCTCGGTGCGCGACAGGATCGACAGGGCGGCGAGCGCGCCGCCGAGCGCGAGCGAGCCGGTGTCGCCCATGAAGATCTTCGCGGGGCTGGCGTTCCACCAGAGGAACCCGACGCAGGCGCCCATGACGGCGGCCGCGACGATCGCGACGTCCTGCGGGTCGCGGACCTCGTAGCAGCCTGGCCCGGCCGCGGCGAGGCGCTGGCAGGACTGGTTGAGCTGCCACACGCCGACGAGCACGTACGCGCCGAACACGACCAGCGAGGAGCCGGTCGCCAGGCCGTCGAGGCCGTCGGTGAGGTTCACGGCGTTCGACCAGGCCGTGATGAGGAAGTTGGCCCAGAGCACGAAGAGGATGAGGCCGATCGTCGCGCCGGCGAACGCCAGGTCGAGGTTGGTGTCGCGCAGCACCGAGATCTTCGTCGACGCCGGGGTGCGGGAGTTCTCGTTGGGGAACTGCAGGGCGAGCACGGCGAAGGAGATGCCGACGAAGCCCTGGCCGACGATCTTGGCGCGGGCCGTGAGGCCGAGCGAGCGCTGCTTGCGGATCTTCGTGAAGTCGTCGAGGAACCCGACGACGCCGAGGCCGGTCATGAGGTACAGCGCCAGCAGCACGGTCGCGCTCGGCGCGCGGCCCGCGAAGATCATGGAGGCCGCCACGCCCAGCAGGGTCGCGGCGATGATGACGACGCCGCCCATGGTGGGCGTGCCGCGCTTGGTGAAGTGCGCCGTCGGCCCGTCCTGGCGGACGAACTGCCCGTAGTTGCGGTGCACGAGGAACCGGATGAACAGGGGCGTGCCCAGCAGGGCCACGAGCAGCGACACCCCGGCCGCCGCGAGGATCGCGATCATGCGCCGGCCTCCACCAGCTCGTCGGCCAGGCGCCACAGGCCCGAGCCGTGGGACGCCTTGACGAGGACGACGTCGCCCTCGCGCAGCTCGTCGGCCAGGACCGCCCGCGCGGTGTCGAGGTCGGGCACGAAGAGCGACTCCTCCCCCCAGGACCCCTCCTGCTGGGCTCCCTCGTGGACGTGGTACGCGCCCTCGCCGACGACGACGAGGAGCTTGACGTTGAGCCGCACCGCGAGCCGGCCGACGGCGTCGTGCTCGACCCGGGACGTCTCCCCCAGCTCCAGCATCTCACCGAGCACGGCGACGGACCGGCGGGTGCGGCCGGCCATCACGGCGAGCGTGCGCAGCGCGGCCCGCACCGAGTCCGGGTTCGCGTTGTAGGCGTCGTCGACGACCGTCACCCCGTCGGGCCGCTCGGTGACGGCCATGCGGTGCGGGCTCAGCGGCGTGGCGTCGGCGAGCCGGGCGGCCACGTCGTCGAGCGCCACACCCAGACGCAGGGCGGCCGTGGCGGCCGCGAGCGCGTTCGTCACGTGGTGCGCGCCGACCAGCCGCAGGCGCACCGGCGCCGCGTCGTCGCCGTGCGTCAGGATGAACGCGGCACGGCCGCCGTCGACCGTGACGTCGACGGCGCGCACGGCGGCGGCGGAGATCGTGCCGAACGTGACGACCTCGGTGCCGTCGGCCGCGCGGGCCGCCATGGCCGCGACGCGGGAGTCGTCCACGTTGAGCACGACCGTGCCGCCGGGCAGCACCCCCTCGGCCATCTCGCCCTTGGTGCGGGCGATGGTCTCCACGTCGCCGAAGTGCCCGAGGTGGGCGGTGCCCACGGCGAGCACGACGCCGACGTCCGGCGGGGCGAGCCGCGTCAGCTCGGCGATGTTGCCGGGCCGGTCGGCGCCCATCTCGAGGACCAGCAGCCGGGTCGCGGCGGTCGCGCGCAGCACCGTCAGCGGCAGCCCGATCTCGTTGTTGAACGAGCCGGTCGGGACGATGATCGCGTCCTCGCCCACCTCGGGGGTGAGGAGCTGGCCGAGCAGGTCCTTCGTGGTCGTCTTGCCCATGGACCCGGTCACGGCGACGACGCGCACGTCGCCGGCGGCGCGGACGCGGGCCAGCACCTCACGGGCCAGCTCCCCGAGCGCGACCTGGACGTCGGCGACCACGACGGTCGGCACGCCGTCCAGCGGGCGGGCGGCCAGCACGAGCGCGGCACCGGCCGCCACCGCGCCCGCCGCGAAGTCGTGGCCGTCGACGTGCTCCCCGGGCAGCGCGACGAACAGCGCGCCGGGTGCGACCTGCCGGGAGTCGACGACCACCGGTCCGGTGACGACGGCGCCGTCGGCGCCGTGCAGCGTCCCGTCGGTGGCTGCGGCGACCTCGGCCGCGGTCAGCTCGATCATGCGGAGGTGTTCCTCTCTGCGCGGGCGCGCACCGCGGCGCGCGCCTCCACGCGGTCGTCCAGCTCGAGGTCGACCCCGCCGACCTCCTGGATGGTCTCGTGGCCGCGCCCGGCGACCAGCACCGTGTCGCCCGGCGCCGCGTCGAGGACGGCCCGGCGGATCGCGTCCGCGCGGGGGGCCACCTCGACCAGCTCCGGTGCGCGACCGGCGGCCCGGGCGGCCCCGACGGCGTCGCGCGCGCCGGCGAGCACGGCGGCGCGCACGGCGGCCGCGTCCTCGTCGTGCGGGTCGTCGTCCGTCACGACGACGACGTCGGCCCCCGCGACGGCGGCGGCACCCATCGCGCCGCGCTTGCCCGGGTCACGGTCGCCCGTCGCGCCGAACACGACGACGAGCCGGCCCGCCGTCGTCGGGCGCAGCGCGGCGAGCGCCAGCTCCAGGGCGTCGGTGTTGTGGGCGAAGTCGACGACGACGCGCGGGTCGCGGGCGTCGCCGGGGGCGACGACCTCCATGCGGCCCGGCACGCGGGCGCTCAGCCCGTCCGCGGCCGCCAGGGCGGCGGTGACCTCGGCCAGCGGCACGCCGGAGGCGAGGACCATGACGGCCGCGAGCGCGGCGTTGGCGACGTTGAAGCCGCCGGGCAGCGAGGTGGCGGTGCGCAGCGTGCGACCGTCCGTGTGGCGCAGCGTGAAGGCCGAGCCGGTCCCGGCGGGCGCCACGTCGTGCACGGTCCAGTCGGCGGCCGGGGCGCCCGGCGCGGCAGGCAGCGTCCGGACCGTCTCGACGGGCACGGTCGCGGTGGCGGCGAGACGCTCGCCCCAGGCGTCGTCGACGACGACGACGCCGCGACGGGACCGCTCCGGGGTGAACAGCTCGGCCTTGGCCGCGAAGTAGGCGTCCAGGTCGCCGTGGAAGTCCAGGTGGTCCTGGCTGAGGTTGGTGAAGCCCGCGACGTCGTAGACGACGCCGTCGACGCGGCGCATCGCGATCGCGTGGGACGACACCTCCATCGTCAGCGCGTCCACGCCGTGCTCGCGCATCGCCGCCAGGAGGGCCTGCAGGTCCGCGGCCTCCGGCGTGGTCAGCCGGCTGGGCAGCACCTGGTCGCCGGCGCGGGTCTCCACCGTCCCGACGAGCCCGCCCCGGCGACCCAGCGCGCGCAGGAGGTGGTCGACCTGGTACGAGGTCGTCGTCTTGCCGTTCGTGCCGGTGATGCCGAACGTCACGAGCTGCTCGGCGGGCGCGCCGTGCACCCACGCCGCCACGGGTCCCAGGACCCGGCGGGGGTCGTCGACGACCAGCACGGGGACGTCCAGGTCCGCGAGCCGCCCGGCACCCTCGGCGTCGGTGAGCACGGCGGCCGCGCCCCGCCCGACGGCGTCCGCCGCGAAGTCCGCGCCGTGCGACCGGGCACCCGGCAGCGCCACGAAGAGGTCCCCGGCGGCCACGACCCGGTTGTCGCTCGCCACGGCGCTGACCTGCGCCTGCGCCGGCAGCGGACGGGTGGGGGCCAGCCCGAAGGCGGCGGCGAGGTCGGCCAGCGGACGCGGGACGGGCGCCGCGGGACGGATGCGTGCGGTCGGGGATGTCACGGGGTAGAACCTACCTGCTGCGCCCGCGTCACCAGGTCGTCGGGAAGGGCTTGAACGGCTCGTCCGACGGCGGCACGCCGGCCTTGCGCAGCGTGTAGCCCATGAGCTCGCTGAAGACGGGAGCGGCGACCACGCCGCCGTAGATGGACGACCGCGGGCTCTTGAGGAAGACGGACACCGTGTAGCGCGGGTCGTCGGCCGGGGCCACCCCGATGTACGACGCGACGTACGTGGTCCCGCCGCCCTCGAACATCTGCGCGGTGCCCGTCTTGCCCGCCACCCGGTAGCCGGGCACCTGCGCGGCCGAACCCGTGCCCTCGGCGCTCGTGGCCGACTCCATCATCCGCATCAGCCGGGCGGCGGT contains:
- the murD gene encoding UDP-N-acetylmuramoyl-L-alanine--D-glutamate ligase → MTSVRDDGGSRAGFLAGTRVVVAGLGVTGRAVVAAVTGRAASVVTVDAHADAADVSGPDAVDPDVLRKVLAAADLVVASPGWPPSAPLLVAAADAGVPVWSEVELAWRLRAGAPWLAVTGTNGKTTTVRMLASILEAAGLRTAAVGNVGTPVLEAAQDPTLDVLAVELSSFQLHFTHTMAVQAGAVLNVAPDHLDWHGGLDAYAAAKGRLYTGAEVACVYNVADPRTEDLVRAADVAEGALAVGFTLGAPGPGQVGVVEDVLVDRAFHAPQGSRERLRTAAELGTLADLAHLGPHGAPPHVVANALAAAALARAHGVDARAVRDGLRAFRPDAHRVATVRTLDDVTWIDDSKATNAHAAAASLASCAPGTVVWVAGGLAKGARFDDLVASRADRLRAAVVIGTDPAPFTDALDRHAPEVPVVVVDPGDTGTVMRRAVAAARDLARPGDTVLLAPAGASMDQFTSYADRGRAFARAVQDLP
- the mraY gene encoding phospho-N-acetylmuramoyl-pentapeptide-transferase, producing MIAILAAAGVSLLVALLGTPLFIRFLVHRNYGQFVRQDGPTAHFTKRGTPTMGGVVIIAATLLGVAASMIFAGRAPSATVLLALYLMTGLGVVGFLDDFTKIRKQRSLGLTARAKIVGQGFVGISFAVLALQFPNENSRTPASTKISVLRDTNLDLAFAGATIGLILFVLWANFLITAWSNAVNLTDGLDGLATGSSLVVFGAYVLVGVWQLNQSCQRLAAAGPGCYEVRDPQDVAIVAAAVMGACVGFLWWNASPAKIFMGDTGSLALGGALAALSILSRTEILAAVIGGLFVIIVLSDVIQIGSFKLTGKRVFKMAPLHHHFELSGWGEVTIVIRFWLVAGFFAALGMGAFYAEWVVS
- a CDS encoding UDP-N-acetylmuramoyl-tripeptide--D-alanyl-D-alanine ligase: MIELTAAEVAAATDGTLHGADGAVVTGPVVVDSRQVAPGALFVALPGEHVDGHDFAAGAVAAGAALVLAARPLDGVPTVVVADVQVALGELAREVLARVRAAGDVRVVAVTGSMGKTTTKDLLGQLLTPEVGEDAIIVPTGSFNNEIGLPLTVLRATAATRLLVLEMGADRPGNIAELTRLAPPDVGVVLAVGTAHLGHFGDVETIARTKGEMAEGVLPGGTVVLNVDDSRVAAMAARAADGTEVVTFGTISAAAVRAVDVTVDGGRAAFILTHGDDAAPVRLRLVGAHHVTNALAAATAALRLGVALDDVAARLADATPLSPHRMAVTERPDGVTVVDDAYNANPDSVRAALRTLAVMAGRTRRSVAVLGEMLELGETSRVEHDAVGRLAVRLNVKLLVVVGEGAYHVHEGAQQEGSWGEESLFVPDLDTARAVLADELREGDVVLVKASHGSGLWRLADELVEAGA
- a CDS encoding UDP-N-acetylmuramoyl-L-alanyl-D-glutamate--2,6-diaminopimelate ligase, translated to MTSPTARIRPAAPVPRPLADLAAAFGLAPTRPLPAQAQVSAVASDNRVVAAGDLFVALPGARSHGADFAADAVGRGAAAVLTDAEGAGRLADLDVPVLVVDDPRRVLGPVAAWVHGAPAEQLVTFGITGTNGKTTTSYQVDHLLRALGRRGGLVGTVETRAGDQVLPSRLTTPEAADLQALLAAMREHGVDALTMEVSSHAIAMRRVDGVVYDVAGFTNLSQDHLDFHGDLDAYFAAKAELFTPERSRRGVVVVDDAWGERLAATATVPVETVRTLPAAPGAPAADWTVHDVAPAGTGSAFTLRHTDGRTLRTATSLPGGFNVANAALAAVMVLASGVPLAEVTAALAAADGLSARVPGRMEVVAPGDARDPRVVVDFAHNTDALELALAALRPTTAGRLVVVFGATGDRDPGKRGAMGAAAVAGADVVVVTDDDPHDEDAAAVRAAVLAGARDAVGAARAAGRAPELVEVAPRADAIRRAVLDAAPGDTVLVAGRGHETIQEVGGVDLELDDRVEARAAVRARAERNTSA
- a CDS encoding penicillin-binding transpeptidase domain-containing protein, with protein sequence MQATQVFSTVANGGVQMPASMVAATRSTTGETTPVESDEGTRVVSEETAARLMRMMESATSAEGTGSAAQVPGYRVAGKTGTAQMFEGGGTTYVASYIGVAPADDPRYTVSVFLKSPRSSIYGGVVAAPVFSELMGYTLRKAGVPPSDEPFKPFPTTW